One Chitinophaga sp. H8 DNA window includes the following coding sequences:
- a CDS encoding M1 family metallopeptidase — protein MKYNLLTGLSVLAMMACNNPTAEKKASATTDTTVKDTHTQSNADSILLKHLDLDIQVNMEQQQISGHATWAIDNPHQLPVLQLDTYELSIDSTTVDGKLVPHTLDAPVTYLGSRLNIPVSANSKTVTIWYKTGKNATALQWLQPQQTLGKKHPFLYTQSESVYARTWIPCGDGPGIRYTYNARVTAPKGLLALMSAENPQAVNDSSIYHFKMELPIPAYLMALAVGDITFRKIDERTGVYAEPAMIDKARYEFEEVGKMVHTAENLYGPYRWGRYDVLVLPPGFPIGGMENPRLTFCTPTIIAGDRSLTSLIAHELAHSWSGNLVTNATWSDFWLNEGFTDYFERRIMEAMMGKSYSDMLWELGYQDLVAEVAAIGKDSKDTWLKLNLEGRSADDSFTSIAYEKGAHFLKLIETVVGREKFDRFLKTYFDTYAFKTMNTAQFLEYLDANLIKGDTALSNKIDIQAWVYGPGIPANCPRVDQERFQKVDEARAQFLKATPPAQLATQNWSTQEWLHFLRKMPQPLSLEQMQQLDGAFHFTKTGNSEIADQWFVMAIAANYKAAYPAMEQFLRYVGRGKFLQPLYGEMMKTPANQEMAKALYAKYHQNYHPIAQEALKKILK, from the coding sequence GTGAAATACAACCTGCTAACCGGACTATCTGTCCTGGCCATGATGGCCTGCAACAATCCAACGGCTGAAAAGAAGGCGTCTGCCACCACAGATACGACTGTAAAAGATACGCACACCCAATCCAATGCGGACAGTATCCTATTAAAACATCTTGACCTGGACATACAGGTAAATATGGAACAGCAACAGATCAGTGGTCATGCTACCTGGGCCATAGACAACCCTCACCAGTTACCTGTATTACAACTGGACACCTACGAGCTGAGCATTGACAGCACCACCGTAGATGGCAAGCTGGTACCGCATACCCTGGATGCCCCTGTTACTTACCTGGGCAGCCGGTTGAATATTCCGGTATCGGCTAACAGTAAGACGGTAACGATCTGGTATAAAACCGGGAAAAATGCTACGGCGCTACAATGGCTGCAACCACAGCAAACACTGGGCAAAAAACATCCTTTCCTGTATACACAATCTGAATCCGTTTATGCGCGCACGTGGATTCCCTGTGGTGATGGGCCTGGTATCCGCTACACCTATAATGCGCGTGTAACTGCCCCTAAAGGACTGTTGGCACTGATGAGTGCTGAAAACCCACAGGCAGTAAATGATAGCAGTATCTACCATTTTAAAATGGAGCTGCCTATCCCGGCGTATCTGATGGCATTGGCTGTAGGAGATATTACTTTCCGTAAAATAGATGAACGTACCGGGGTATATGCAGAGCCTGCCATGATAGACAAGGCACGATATGAATTTGAAGAGGTAGGCAAAATGGTACATACTGCCGAAAACCTGTATGGCCCTTATCGCTGGGGCAGGTATGACGTACTGGTATTACCACCGGGCTTCCCTATAGGTGGGATGGAAAATCCAAGGCTTACCTTCTGCACTCCTACGATAATAGCAGGCGACCGGTCGCTCACCAGCCTTATTGCCCATGAGCTGGCACATAGCTGGAGTGGGAACCTGGTTACCAATGCCACCTGGAGCGACTTCTGGTTAAATGAAGGGTTTACTGATTATTTCGAGCGCCGCATTATGGAAGCTATGATGGGCAAAAGTTATTCCGACATGCTATGGGAACTGGGCTACCAGGATCTGGTAGCAGAAGTAGCTGCTATCGGTAAAGACAGTAAGGATACCTGGCTGAAATTAAACCTGGAAGGCCGGAGTGCGGACGACAGCTTTACCAGCATTGCCTATGAGAAAGGCGCTCATTTCCTAAAACTGATAGAAACCGTTGTAGGCCGGGAAAAGTTTGACCGCTTTCTGAAGACCTATTTCGATACATATGCCTTCAAAACCATGAATACCGCCCAGTTCCTGGAATATCTGGATGCCAATCTGATAAAGGGAGATACCGCGCTGTCTAATAAAATAGATATACAGGCCTGGGTATATGGTCCTGGCATACCGGCCAATTGTCCGCGGGTAGACCAGGAGCGTTTCCAGAAAGTAGATGAAGCCCGGGCACAGTTCCTGAAGGCCACCCCTCCTGCTCAGCTGGCTACACAAAACTGGAGTACCCAGGAGTGGCTGCATTTTTTACGCAAAATGCCGCAGCCCTTATCTTTAGAGCAGATGCAGCAACTGGACGGTGCATTCCACTTTACCAAAACAGGCAACAGTGAGATAGCCGACCAATGGTTTGTAATGGCAATTGCCGCCAATTATAAGGCCGCATATCCTGCGATGGAACAATTCTTGCGCTATGTGGGCAGAGGCAAGTTTTTACAGCCGCTGTACGGCGAGATGATGAAAACACCTGCTAACCAGGAAATGGCCAAAGCACTTTATGCGAAATACCACCAAAACTATCATCCCATTGCACAGGAGGCACTGAAAAAAATATTGAAATAA
- a CDS encoding LytR/AlgR family response regulator transcription factor: protein MSYVPDQPISILIVDDEKEACKNLRNLITDYVTIPVQIAGIAHTTAEAATLIAAESPDAVFLDINMPGDNVFEFLEQLSPLTFEIVFVTAYDEYAVKAFRLNAVDYLLKPIDIRELINAVQKLAEKLHFKKGAISGMIPPPTFLAPGRNGKIQQITLKDNNCIEVVDLKNVIYIAANGSYSNVFFIRGDQVKEVIMSYSIADYEELLPPSLFYRIHKSYLVNCMHVKQIIRKDNLAVNIHDKFQLPIGRRRYTGLMTFLQHNNFQDV, encoded by the coding sequence ATGTCTTATGTACCAGATCAACCAATCAGTATCCTGATAGTGGACGATGAAAAAGAAGCTTGCAAAAATCTCAGGAACCTGATCACAGACTATGTCACCATTCCGGTGCAGATAGCCGGTATAGCCCATACTACTGCCGAAGCAGCCACACTGATCGCTGCCGAAAGTCCGGATGCTGTTTTCCTGGATATTAATATGCCGGGAGATAATGTTTTTGAATTCCTGGAACAGTTGTCACCGCTTACTTTTGAGATAGTGTTTGTAACAGCCTATGATGAATATGCTGTAAAAGCTTTCAGGTTAAATGCAGTAGACTATCTGTTAAAGCCAATAGATATCCGGGAGCTGATAAATGCAGTGCAGAAACTGGCAGAAAAGCTACACTTTAAAAAAGGGGCTATATCCGGAATGATCCCACCGCCCACCTTTTTAGCACCTGGCCGTAACGGGAAAATTCAGCAGATCACCCTGAAGGATAATAATTGTATCGAAGTAGTAGATCTCAAAAATGTAATATATATAGCTGCCAATGGAAGCTATTCAAATGTTTTCTTTATCAGGGGAGACCAGGTCAAAGAAGTGATCATGAGTTATTCTATTGCAGATTACGAAGAGTTGTTGCCCCCTTCCTTATTTTACCGGATACATAAATCGTACCTGGTTAATTGTATGCATGTAAAACAGATTATCAGGAAAGATAACCTGGCAGTGAATATCCATGATAAGTTCCAGCTGCCCATTGGACGCAGGCGATATACCGGATTGATGACATTCCTGCAGCATAATAATTTCCAGGATGTATAG
- a CDS encoding sensor histidine kinase, giving the protein MIHYTTENGLPSNTVYDVYKDSKGFLWFGTDKGITRYNGIRFETFTTFDGLPDNEVFCIREDNQHRLWLLTFTGGVCYYDKGVFHTAQQSSLLQWPFPHVGIAQLTLESDSSITVNFDKEGFFVNIYGEKFTTHSLNEMKEKAGIPSLVYLRKMSGSTYELCGDDKKVWIDTTYQVLRTITAPFTSPYYYFTGRQSGYVATANGVYTLDGTLLQAAGQHQYKKSSIKHFYQDQKNTLIGTHDHGLVINDNTNILTTAKITGIAQDHGEHYWISTLQDGVWLFSQDFTMEKAYRNLYEGTIRYAFVHKEILYYTPTDNNLYRLEQGKSSCIFNYSKHQEQPVANFDEPGYLADDQGAYHTLYGKDHYEIDAWNSTWPVPKHTSIFSNDAQDTLKNIRNEGTGIKYIFSTPSYIYLLQGGYRIVRIDSKRTIRTGATWFEDTGLNSSRQRIYAMAKDKDQAIWYNTIDSMFKVVNQKPVYQPAFKNRAFKYFTFIDSSLIGFTHKNELIICSNLNGKMKADTITDRSCIWNRMYTLDNRHILISTNNRYRILTLSAARDTLISQLRIVEDLFVPLQAEYIVSDTTNCYFFKAGTITSFTINQLLKTPEAPAAVLKYLNAGKVAYDGATGKMEVPYTARRYLRIGVTALSFNSRRVIYEYSMSKGYAEDNWLPLKQEDMLLPVPGYGDYTLKVRCRSASSKYSQPLVVRLTIGEPFWMAWWFMLLAGGLVISLLWNIARYRMGYVMRKRERAHAAEIKFLKSEYKALNALMNPHFIFNSLNNIQGLINEDDKRSANEYLRVFSNLIRQNMHNISKELIPLQKEIDLVVNYLKFEKLRFSDCLNYTIDIDDDVDLDNIYIPPLLIQPLLENSIQHGLLPRRSADNMLSLRIHEKGAMLYIIVTDNGIGIQQSRKNARAGHTSFALDNIEKRLRQLRLMHGSNITLHLEELTDSTGAATGTTATISIDVE; this is encoded by the coding sequence ATGATTCATTATACTACGGAAAATGGACTACCTAGTAATACCGTATATGATGTATATAAGGATAGCAAAGGATTCTTATGGTTTGGTACAGACAAAGGCATTACCCGCTATAATGGTATCCGGTTTGAAACCTTCACTACTTTTGATGGGCTGCCGGATAATGAAGTGTTTTGCATCCGGGAAGACAACCAACATCGCCTGTGGCTGTTAACTTTCACCGGAGGGGTATGCTACTATGATAAAGGTGTTTTTCATACGGCCCAACAATCTTCTTTGCTGCAATGGCCGTTTCCACATGTTGGTATTGCACAGCTTACACTGGAATCCGATAGCAGTATTACCGTCAATTTTGATAAGGAAGGTTTTTTTGTAAATATCTATGGAGAAAAATTTACCACCCATTCCTTGAATGAAATGAAGGAAAAGGCAGGAATTCCTTCCTTGGTATATCTCCGGAAAATGTCGGGCAGTACCTATGAACTGTGTGGGGATGACAAAAAGGTATGGATAGATACTACTTATCAGGTTCTGAGAACAATAACCGCGCCTTTCACCTCACCCTATTATTACTTTACAGGGCGACAAAGTGGATATGTTGCCACCGCAAATGGGGTATATACCCTGGACGGAACATTATTACAGGCAGCAGGGCAGCACCAGTATAAAAAGAGTAGCATCAAACATTTTTACCAGGATCAGAAAAATACTTTGATAGGAACACATGATCACGGTCTGGTCATCAACGATAATACCAACATACTTACAACTGCTAAAATAACCGGCATTGCTCAGGATCATGGAGAACATTACTGGATCAGCACCTTGCAGGATGGCGTTTGGTTGTTCAGCCAGGACTTTACAATGGAAAAGGCTTACAGGAATCTGTATGAAGGTACCATAAGGTATGCTTTTGTACATAAAGAGATATTATACTATACCCCCACAGATAATAACCTGTACCGGCTGGAGCAAGGTAAATCATCCTGTATATTTAATTACTCCAAACACCAGGAACAACCAGTGGCCAATTTTGATGAACCTGGATACCTGGCGGATGACCAGGGAGCGTATCACACTTTATATGGAAAAGATCATTATGAAATAGATGCATGGAATAGTACGTGGCCTGTGCCAAAACATACCAGCATTTTTTCAAATGATGCACAGGATACGCTTAAAAATATCAGGAATGAAGGCACGGGGATAAAATATATTTTTAGTACTCCTTCTTATATCTACCTCTTACAAGGAGGCTACCGGATTGTAAGGATTGATTCCAAAAGAACAATACGGACCGGTGCTACCTGGTTTGAAGATACAGGCCTGAATAGCAGCAGGCAGCGGATCTATGCGATGGCTAAAGATAAGGACCAGGCTATTTGGTATAATACGATAGACAGTATGTTTAAAGTGGTAAATCAAAAGCCTGTTTACCAGCCGGCATTCAAAAACAGGGCATTTAAGTATTTTACTTTTATCGATTCCAGCCTGATCGGATTTACGCATAAAAATGAGCTGATTATCTGCAGTAACCTGAACGGAAAGATGAAAGCAGATACTATTACGGATCGCAGCTGCATCTGGAATCGTATGTACACACTGGATAACAGGCATATACTGATCAGCACCAATAACCGTTATCGTATACTTACCTTATCAGCTGCCAGGGATACTTTGATCAGCCAGCTGAGAATAGTAGAAGACCTTTTTGTACCACTACAGGCAGAATATATCGTTTCGGATACTACCAACTGTTATTTTTTTAAGGCCGGAACAATAACCAGCTTTACCATCAATCAACTGCTGAAAACACCGGAAGCACCTGCAGCTGTACTTAAATACTTAAATGCCGGTAAGGTAGCCTATGATGGAGCAACCGGAAAGATGGAAGTGCCTTATACAGCAAGACGGTACCTCAGGATAGGGGTCACCGCTTTGTCGTTCAACAGCCGACGGGTGATCTACGAATACAGCATGTCTAAAGGATATGCCGAGGACAACTGGTTGCCACTGAAACAGGAAGATATGTTGTTGCCTGTACCGGGTTATGGCGATTATACCTTGAAAGTAAGATGCAGGAGTGCTTCCAGCAAATATAGCCAACCGTTGGTAGTGCGACTTACCATAGGAGAGCCTTTCTGGATGGCATGGTGGTTTATGTTACTTGCAGGAGGTTTGGTTATTTCATTGTTATGGAATATTGCAAGATACCGGATGGGATATGTCATGCGAAAAAGAGAACGGGCACATGCCGCAGAAATAAAGTTTTTAAAATCAGAATACAAAGCGCTGAACGCATTGATGAATCCCCACTTTATTTTCAATAGCCTCAATAACATCCAGGGCCTGATCAATGAGGATGATAAACGTTCTGCTAACGAATATTTACGCGTGTTTTCCAACCTGATCCGGCAGAATATGCACAATATCTCAAAAGAACTTATTCCACTGCAAAAAGAAATAGACCTGGTCGTAAACTATCTCAAATTTGAAAAATTGAGATTCAGTGATTGTCTGAACTATACCATTGATATTGACGATGATGTTGATCTGGACAATATATACATCCCCCCGCTGTTAATACAACCATTGCTGGAGAATAGTATCCAGCATGGGCTTTTACCCCGCAGATCAGCAGATAATATGCTAAGCCTGCGTATACATGAAAAAGGAGCTATGCTTTATATCATTGTAACAGACAATGGAATTGGTATACAGCAATCCCGGAAAAATGCACGTGCTGGCCATACATCATTTGCATTGGATAATATTGAAAAGCGCCTGCGGCAACTACGGCTGATGCATGGCAGTAACATTACCCTGCACTTAGAAGAGCTGACCGATAGTACAGGTGCTGCTACTGGTACTACCGCTACTATCAGTATTGACGTGGAATAG
- a CDS encoding class IIb bacteriocin, lactobin A/cerein 7B family: MTKLSLEEFGAIELDQQSLEETNGGILPALVGALAGIALLGMYEGGKALGKMLYNELH; encoded by the coding sequence ATGACAAAGTTATCTCTTGAGGAATTTGGTGCCATAGAATTGGACCAGCAGTCATTGGAGGAAACCAATGGTGGCATCCTGCCTGCATTAGTAGGTGCGTTGGCCGGTATTGCATTACTGGGCATGTACGAAGGTGGTAAAGCATTAGGTAAAATGCTGTACAACGAATTACACTAA
- a CDS encoding class IIb bacteriocin, lactobin A/cerein 7B family, with product MTKLSLEEFGAMEMDQQSMEETNGGILPALAGAAAGIVLLAMYEGGKALGKMLYNELH from the coding sequence ATGACAAAGTTATCTCTTGAAGAATTTGGTGCCATGGAAATGGACCAACAGTCCATGGAAGAAACCAATGGCGGTATATTACCCGCATTAGCAGGTGCTGCAGCTGGCATTGTACTGCTGGCCATGTACGAAGGTGGTAAAGCATTAGGTAAAATGCTGTACAACGAATTACACTAA
- a CDS encoding HlyD family secretion protein, producing MKELIPAEAVSYAAITYHRKIAVRSQVIYSVLLLAVIAALVSLPFIYVDIGVKSSGILQSNLEKHIISAPVSGRVVKYNLQENKKVAPGEILLAVASAGIEAQQGFQEGRMKELQMYLADVDRLLSNGNALTPQYVAGQQQYRARLTEADNRLQKAQIDFKRNETLWKEKVIAPAEFEKIALEYKQAQAAYELVQREQVTGWQADARKYREEMKDLESKQTQLAQDRQSYTIAAPVKGALQEVVPLPPGSFVFANQKLGTITPDTGLIALLHISPRDIGLIKVNQRVKMQIDAFNYNEWGTVTGRINEIAADVTVPENGQSPYFKVKCQLDKNNLQLKNGYKGSLSKGMTLRANMIVTRRNLYQLLYDKVDDWLNPQRSTI from the coding sequence ATGAAAGAATTAATTCCTGCTGAAGCGGTGTCGTATGCGGCTATCACATACCATCGGAAGATAGCCGTGCGCAGTCAGGTTATCTACAGCGTTCTTTTGCTGGCTGTAATAGCAGCATTGGTCAGTTTGCCTTTTATTTATGTAGACATTGGCGTCAAAAGTAGCGGTATCCTGCAAAGTAATCTGGAGAAACATATTATCAGCGCGCCTGTTAGCGGGCGGGTGGTAAAGTATAATCTCCAGGAAAACAAAAAAGTAGCACCGGGAGAAATACTGCTGGCGGTTGCTTCTGCCGGTATCGAAGCACAACAGGGATTCCAGGAAGGTCGTATGAAAGAGCTGCAGATGTATCTCGCAGATGTAGATCGTTTACTGTCAAATGGGAATGCGCTCACTCCTCAATATGTAGCTGGCCAGCAACAATACCGTGCCCGCCTTACTGAGGCAGATAACAGGCTGCAGAAAGCGCAGATCGATTTTAAACGTAATGAAACTCTATGGAAAGAAAAGGTGATTGCACCTGCGGAATTTGAAAAGATTGCGCTGGAATATAAGCAGGCACAAGCGGCTTATGAACTGGTACAAAGAGAACAGGTGACAGGATGGCAGGCGGATGCCCGTAAATACCGGGAAGAAATGAAAGACCTGGAAAGCAAGCAAACACAACTGGCACAGGACCGCCAGAGTTATACGATAGCTGCACCCGTAAAAGGCGCATTGCAGGAAGTAGTCCCCCTGCCCCCTGGCAGCTTTGTGTTTGCGAATCAAAAACTGGGCACTATTACGCCAGACACCGGATTGATTGCTTTACTCCACATTTCCCCCCGGGATATAGGCCTGATAAAAGTAAACCAACGGGTGAAAATGCAGATTGATGCTTTTAACTACAATGAATGGGGAACTGTTACCGGCCGGATAAATGAAATTGCAGCAGATGTTACCGTACCGGAAAATGGACAAAGCCCTTACTTCAAAGTAAAATGCCAGCTGGACAAAAATAACCTGCAACTGAAAAACGGTTATAAGGGAAGCCTCTCAAAAGGTATGACCCTGAGAGCAAACATGATCGTAACCAGGAGAAACCTTTATCAGCTATTGTATGATAAGGTGGATGACTGGCTGAATCCTCAACGTAGCACTATTTAA
- a CDS encoding peptidase domain-containing ABC transporter: MSIKVKQRDMMDCGAACLASVAAHYKLQLPVARIRQFAQTDTKGTNVLGMLEAAKKLGFEAKGVKGQVDSLPKIPLPAIAHVIVKEVLHHFVVIYKITPKEVTVMDPGDGKMHKYKLEEFAKMWTGVLVLLLPSADFNTGNESVSLGKRFMGLLKPHKAVLTQVLVGAVVYTILGLSTAIYMQKITDNVLAEGNTNLMNVLSVGMILILALQILMGVLRSVFTVKTGQQIDLALILGYYKHLLRLPQQFFDSMRTGEIISRINDAVKIRTFINDIAINLAVNIMIVVFSFVLMFTYYWKLALFMLSVIPLYLLVYVITNKLNVSIQRKMMEDAADLESQLVESVNAAGTIKRFGLEEFSDLKTETRFVKLLDSIYHSSMNSLFASNSTELISRLFSIILLWAGTGYVLGNQLTPGELLSFYALIGYFTGPVASLISSNRAFQEARIAADRLFEIMDLQQEETGRKIKLTRDMIGDVRFEKVSFRYGSRVKVFNSLDLLVRKGEVTAVVGESGSGKSTLVSLLQYIYPIQDGHIYIGDFDIRYLENQSLRQLVSVVPQKIDLFAGNVAENIAIGELEPDYNRIVQICQQLGIIPFIESLPNGFDTYIGENGASLSGGQKQRIAIARALYRDPEILILDEATSSLDTASEQFVQQAIQYMRNRGKTIIIIAHRLSTVMHADQIAVLDKGVLVEQGSHMNLLEQQGRYYYLWQHHLPQKQEVAAALY, encoded by the coding sequence ATGAGTATAAAGGTAAAGCAGAGAGATATGATGGATTGTGGTGCCGCCTGCCTGGCGTCTGTTGCAGCGCACTACAAATTACAACTGCCCGTAGCCAGAATCCGGCAGTTTGCACAAACAGATACCAAGGGTACGAATGTGCTGGGTATGCTGGAAGCTGCAAAGAAATTAGGCTTTGAGGCGAAAGGGGTAAAAGGACAGGTAGACAGTCTGCCCAAAATACCATTGCCGGCCATTGCGCATGTTATCGTAAAAGAAGTATTACATCACTTTGTAGTGATCTATAAAATCACCCCAAAGGAAGTGACCGTCATGGATCCGGGTGATGGGAAAATGCATAAGTACAAGCTGGAAGAATTTGCCAAAATGTGGACAGGGGTACTGGTATTGCTGCTACCATCAGCGGATTTTAATACCGGTAATGAAAGCGTATCACTGGGCAAACGGTTTATGGGATTGTTAAAACCGCATAAGGCGGTGCTCACACAGGTACTGGTAGGAGCAGTGGTATATACGATATTGGGATTGTCTACCGCTATCTACATGCAGAAAATAACGGATAATGTGCTTGCGGAAGGAAACACTAATCTGATGAATGTATTGAGCGTGGGTATGATCCTGATACTGGCCCTGCAAATCCTTATGGGAGTGCTGAGATCCGTATTTACAGTAAAAACCGGACAACAGATAGACCTGGCCCTGATCCTGGGATATTATAAGCACCTGCTACGATTGCCACAGCAGTTTTTTGACAGTATGCGCACCGGCGAAATTATTTCACGTATTAATGATGCCGTGAAAATACGTACGTTCATCAATGATATTGCTATTAACCTGGCAGTAAATATCATGATCGTTGTATTTTCCTTTGTATTGATGTTTACCTACTATTGGAAACTGGCGTTGTTCATGCTCTCGGTTATCCCGTTATACCTGTTGGTATATGTGATCACCAACAAACTGAATGTTAGTATTCAGCGAAAAATGATGGAAGATGCAGCAGACCTGGAATCACAGCTGGTAGAGTCTGTAAATGCAGCAGGTACGATCAAACGCTTTGGGCTGGAAGAGTTCTCCGACCTGAAAACGGAAACACGTTTTGTGAAACTGCTGGACAGCATCTATCATTCTTCTATGAATAGCCTGTTTGCAAGCAATAGTACGGAACTTATTTCCCGATTGTTTTCTATTATCCTGCTATGGGCAGGTACAGGTTATGTACTCGGTAATCAATTAACGCCGGGGGAACTGCTGTCATTCTACGCTTTGATCGGTTATTTTACCGGTCCGGTAGCTTCTCTGATCAGCAGTAACCGCGCCTTCCAGGAAGCGCGTATTGCAGCCGACCGTTTGTTTGAGATTATGGACCTGCAACAGGAAGAAACCGGCCGGAAAATTAAATTAACCAGGGACATGATCGGTGATGTACGCTTTGAAAAAGTATCATTCAGATATGGTAGCCGCGTGAAGGTCTTCAACTCCCTGGACCTGCTGGTAAGAAAGGGCGAAGTAACAGCAGTAGTGGGAGAGAGCGGTTCCGGAAAGTCTACCCTTGTAAGCCTGCTGCAGTATATATATCCTATACAGGACGGACACATTTACATCGGTGATTTTGATATCCGCTATCTGGAAAATCAATCGCTGCGCCAGCTGGTGAGTGTAGTGCCTCAAAAGATAGATCTCTTTGCAGGAAATGTAGCTGAAAACATTGCGATAGGAGAACTGGAGCCGGATTATAACCGTATCGTACAAATATGCCAGCAACTGGGGATCATTCCCTTTATTGAATCACTGCCTAATGGTTTTGATACTTACATAGGTGAGAACGGTGCTTCCCTCAGTGGTGGACAAAAACAGCGTATTGCGATTGCCAGGGCACTCTATCGTGACCCGGAAATACTGATCCTGGATGAGGCTACTTCTTCCCTGGATACTGCCTCTGAACAGTTTGTGCAGCAAGCCATCCAGTATATGCGCAACAGAGGAAAAACAATTATCATCATTGCACACCGGCTGTCTACCGTGATGCATGCAGATCAGATCGCCGTGCTGGATAAAGGAGTGCTGGTAGAACAGGGATCACATATGAATCTGCTGGAACAACAGGGCCGGTATTATTATCTCTGGCAGCATCACCTGCCCCAAAAACAGGAAGTAGCTGCTGCATTGTATTGA
- a CDS encoding RNA polymerase sigma factor, whose translation MKQLPDIALLELIQVADDRAAFDELYRRYWRKLYMAAYAKLQNDADAKDCLQDVFVALWHKRKEINIHSSAEAYLYVALKYRVLNLIRSRNNYGRHLDLFAAIPPGAMQAADDRLALQEIQQLIRVAIAEMPEKMREIYLLSRQQELGIADMAKQLGLSAQTIKNQISNALRRIKAKLSGQV comes from the coding sequence TTGAAGCAGTTGCCGGATATAGCTTTGTTGGAACTAATACAGGTGGCAGATGACAGGGCCGCTTTTGATGAGTTATACCGCCGTTATTGGCGCAAGCTATATATGGCTGCCTACGCAAAACTGCAAAATGATGCAGATGCCAAAGATTGTTTGCAGGACGTATTTGTTGCTTTGTGGCATAAGCGAAAGGAAATCAATATCCATAGCAGTGCCGAGGCATATTTATATGTGGCCCTCAAATACCGCGTATTAAACCTGATCAGAAGCCGTAATAACTATGGACGGCACCTGGACCTTTTCGCTGCCATTCCTCCCGGCGCTATGCAGGCGGCAGACGATCGGTTGGCACTCCAGGAAATACAACAGCTGATACGGGTTGCTATTGCCGAGATGCCCGAAAAAATGAGGGAAATATATCTGTTAAGCCGTCAGCAGGAACTGGGTATTGCAGATATGGCAAAACAACTTGGCCTTTCCGCTCAAACGATAAAGAACCAGATCAGTAACGCTTTGCGCCGGATTAAGGCCAAACTTTCCGGACAAGTCTGA